From the Lolium rigidum isolate FL_2022 chromosome 2, APGP_CSIRO_Lrig_0.1, whole genome shotgun sequence genome, one window contains:
- the LOC124692925 gene encoding 60S ribosomal protein L12-3, translated as MPPKLDPSQVVEVYVRVTGGEVGAASSLAPKIGPLGLSPKKIGEDIAKETAKDWKGLRVTVKLTVQNRQAKVSVVPSAAALVIKALKEPERDRKKVKNIKHNGNISLDDVIEIAKIMAPRSMAKEMTGTVKEILGTCVSVGCTVDGKDPKDLQTEIDDGEVEIPSA; from the coding sequence ATGCCTCCCAAGCTCGACCCATCCCAGGTTGTGGAGGTGTACGTCCGCGTGACCGGCGGCGAGGTCGGCGCGGCGTCGTCCCTGGCCCCCAAGATCGGTCCGCTCGGTCTCTCTCCGAAGAAGATCGGAGAAGACATCGCCAAGGAGACGGCCAAGGACTGGAAGGGCCTCCGCGTCACCGTCAAGCTCACCGTCCAGAATCGTCAGGCCAAGGTGTCCGTCGTCCCCTCGGCGGCAGCCCTCGTCATCAAGGCTCTCAAGGAGCCCGAGAGGGACCGCAAGAAGGTGAAGAACATCAAGCACAATGGCAACATCAGCCTTGATGACGTCATTGAGATTGCCAAGATTATGGCGCCTCGCTCCATGGCCAAGGAGATGACGGGTACCGTGAAGGAGATCCTCGGCACCTGCGTCAGCGTCGGCTGCACCGTCGACGGCAAGGACCCCAAGGATCTGCAGACGGAGATCGACGACGGCGAGGTGGAGATTCCCTCCGCCTAA